In the genome of Salana multivorans, the window AGGCCGGCGAGGGCCTCCAGGTCCGTGTCGATCCCGGCGGTGGTCTGGTCGAGCGTGAGCGTCATGGTTGCTGGAACAACCTTTGTCGGGGCGTCCTTCCCGGCTGTGGCGCAGATCACGCGAGTAGGCTCGACGTTCGTGAGTGAGGCGCGCGACCCCCTGGTGCTCGGCATCGAGTCGACCTGTGACGAGACCGGTTTCGCGCTCGTGCGCGGACGCGAGCTGCTCGTCGACGTGACGGCCTCCTCGATGGACGAGCACGCCCGGTTCGGCGGGATCGTGCCCGAGGTCGCCTCCCGTGCCCACCTCGAGGCGTTCGTCCCGACGCTCACGGAGGCGCTCGCCCGCGCCGGTCTGGAGCTGGGTGACGTCGACGCGGTCGCGGTCGCCTCGGGCCCCGGCCTCGTCGGCTCGCTCACGGTCGGCACGGCGGGGGCCAAGGCGCTCGCGGTCGCCCTCGGCGTCCCGCTCTACGGCGTCAACCACGTCGTGGGCCACGCGGCCGTCGACGAGCTGGTCGACGGGCCGTTCCCGGAGCGTCTCCTCGCGCTCGTCGTCTCCGGCGGGCACTCCTCGCTGCTCCTGGTGAACGACATCGCGACCGACGTCGTCGAGCTCGGCCAGACGCTCGACGACGCAGCCGGCGAGGCCTTCGACAAGGTCGGGCGTCTGCTCGGGCTGCCCTACCCCGGGGGGCCGCACGTCGACCGGCTCGCCCGCGAGGGCGACCCGGACGCCATCCCGTTCCCGCGCGGCCTGTCCAAGGGCCGCGAGCTCCAGCGTCACCCGTACGACTTCTCGTTCTCCGGGCTCAAGACCGCGGTCGCCCGCTACCTCGAGGCGCACGAGGACTCGGGTGAGCCGTACTCGAGGGCCGACGTCGCCGCGTCCTTCTCCGAGGCGGTCGCCGACGTGCTCGTGACCAAGACGCTCCGGGCCGCGCGGCTGCACGAGGTCGGGACCGTCGTCATCGGCGGTGGGTTCTCCGCGAACTCGCGGCTGCGCGAGCTGGCGGCCGAGCGGTTCGCCGAGGCCGGGATCGAGCTGCGCATCCCACCGATCCGCTACTGCACCGACAACGGCGCGATGATCGCCGCGCTCGGGTCGGCGCTCGTCCGCGCCGGTGTTGCCCCGTCGCCGCTCGACCTCGCCGTCGACTCGCAGATGCCGCTCTCGCTCACGTCGGTTCCCGCCTCGGTCTAGTCTCCCGGCCCGGGCCGACGGCGGGCCTGCTTGATCGAGCCCCGCTGCTTCTTCGCCTCGACGCGGCGCTGCTGCGAGCCCCGCGTCGGCCTGGTCGGGCGTCGACGGGGTCCCGGCGGGGCGAGCGCGGCGGCGACGGCCTCGGCCAGACGTCGCCGGGCCGCCTGTCGGTTGTCGAGCTGGGCGCGGTGCTCGGACGCGACGACGGTGAGGACGCCGCGCACCAGCCGCGGACCGAGCCGTTCCAGCACGCGCGCGAGCTGCGCCTCCGTCAGGGCCTTCGACGCGGTGACGTCCCAGCTCAGCTCGACCCGCGAGTCCGTCGTGTT includes:
- the tsaD gene encoding tRNA (adenosine(37)-N6)-threonylcarbamoyltransferase complex transferase subunit TsaD produces the protein MSEARDPLVLGIESTCDETGFALVRGRELLVDVTASSMDEHARFGGIVPEVASRAHLEAFVPTLTEALARAGLELGDVDAVAVASGPGLVGSLTVGTAGAKALAVALGVPLYGVNHVVGHAAVDELVDGPFPERLLALVVSGGHSSLLLVNDIATDVVELGQTLDDAAGEAFDKVGRLLGLPYPGGPHVDRLAREGDPDAIPFPRGLSKGRELQRHPYDFSFSGLKTAVARYLEAHEDSGEPYSRADVAASFSEAVADVLVTKTLRAARLHEVGTVVIGGGFSANSRLRELAAERFAEAGIELRIPPIRYCTDNGAMIAALGSALVRAGVAPSPLDLAVDSQMPLSLTSVPASV
- the arfB gene encoding alternative ribosome rescue aminoacyl-tRNA hydrolase ArfB, with product MPDVAPTGLRVTAAVTIPERELSWRFSRASGPGGQGVNTTDSRVELSWDVTASKALTEAQLARVLERLGPRLVRGVLTVVASEHRAQLDNRQAARRRLAEAVAAALAPPGPRRRPTRPTRGSQQRRVEAKKQRGSIKQARRRPGPGD